From the Thermoanaerobaculia bacterium genome, one window contains:
- a CDS encoding SgcJ/EcaC family oxidoreductase: MRRLAIPAAVFFLFGGLASAQPRHGRSGSGDEHDIRQMVDSMNSFWERGDARNYASGLSADTDWENAAGWRIRGRDGVERFLGQYLWKEGARPTFRPVGERVRMLGGDLAVAEQAADASSSVEPGGPPRRIQEILFFRKHAGRWEVISTFIWELRQGPPPPRMPDLSPEPFRQ; the protein is encoded by the coding sequence ATGCGACGACTGGCGATTCCGGCGGCTGTGTTTTTCCTCTTCGGGGGGCTCGCGTCCGCCCAGCCGCGTCACGGGCGGTCCGGGTCGGGGGACGAGCACGACATCCGGCAGATGGTGGACTCGATGAATTCGTTCTGGGAACGCGGCGACGCCCGGAACTACGCGAGCGGGCTCTCCGCCGACACCGACTGGGAGAACGCCGCGGGTTGGCGCATTCGCGGCCGCGACGGAGTCGAGCGGTTCCTCGGGCAGTATCTCTGGAAGGAGGGAGCGCGGCCGACCTTCCGTCCCGTCGGGGAACGCGTGAGAATGCTCGGAGGAGATCTCGCCGTCGCCGAACAGGCGGCGGACGCCTCGTCGTCCGTCGAGCCCGGCGGCCCGCCGCGTCGGATCCAGGAGATCCTCTTCTTCCGGAAGCACGCGGGTCGCTGGGAAGTCATCTCGACGTTCATCTGGGAGCTTCGCCAGGGACCCCCGCCGCCCCGGATGCCCGATCTCAGCCCGGAGCCGTTCCGGCAATAG
- the cysK gene encoding cysteine synthase A — protein sequence MRIASDVTRLIGNTPLVRLNRVTEGAVATVAAKLEFFNPAHSVKDRIGVAMIAALERAGKLDPRNASKSTIVEPTSGNTGIALAMVAAQRGYSCVLVMPDTMSKERVKVLKFLGAEVVLTPGAEGIKAALAKAEEIAKDRGGVIPQQFENPANPEIHERTTAMEIWNDTDGDMDIFVAGVGTGGTFTGVGRVWKAWKPQVKLIAVEPAESPVIAGGTHSKHKIQGIGTGMIPKNLDMRFVDGTFSVSSDQALVMARRLAREEGILGGISSGAAAHAAVEIAKQPDNRGKLIVCIFPSTSERYVSTDLFQGID from the coding sequence GTGAGAATCGCCAGCGACGTCACCCGGTTGATCGGAAATACCCCGCTCGTGCGTCTGAACCGCGTCACGGAGGGCGCGGTCGCGACCGTGGCGGCCAAACTCGAGTTCTTCAATCCCGCGCACTCGGTCAAGGACCGCATCGGGGTCGCGATGATCGCCGCCCTCGAGCGCGCGGGGAAGCTCGATCCCCGGAACGCGTCGAAGTCGACGATCGTCGAGCCGACGAGCGGCAACACCGGTATCGCGCTCGCCATGGTCGCGGCGCAGCGCGGCTACTCCTGCGTGCTCGTGATGCCGGACACGATGTCGAAGGAGCGCGTCAAGGTCCTGAAGTTCCTCGGCGCCGAGGTCGTCCTGACGCCCGGGGCCGAGGGCATCAAGGCGGCGCTCGCGAAGGCCGAGGAGATCGCGAAGGACCGGGGCGGTGTCATTCCCCAGCAGTTCGAGAATCCGGCGAACCCCGAGATCCACGAGCGGACGACCGCGATGGAGATCTGGAACGACACGGACGGCGACATGGACATCTTCGTGGCGGGAGTCGGCACCGGCGGGACGTTCACGGGCGTCGGCCGCGTCTGGAAGGCCTGGAAGCCGCAGGTGAAGCTGATCGCCGTCGAGCCGGCCGAGTCGCCCGTCATCGCGGGCGGCACGCACTCGAAGCACAAGATCCAGGGGATCGGAACGGGGATGATTCCGAAGAACCTCGACATGCGCTTCGTGGACGGCACGTTCTCGGTGTCGTCGGACCAGGCGCTCGTGATGGCGCGGCGCCTCGCCCGCGAGGAGGGGATCCTCGGCGGCATCTCGTCGGGCGCGGCGGCGCACGCGGCGGTCGAGATCGCGAAGCAGCCCGACAACCGGGGAAAGCTGATCGTCTGCATCTTCCCGTCGACCTCGGAGCGGTACGTCTCGACGGATCTCTTCCAGGGAATCGACTGA
- a CDS encoding glucoamylase family protein, translating to MWKSLGRQEPIRADIYGPERLEHEAERLAASHETVSRLSRRHLLRRRLEESDRELRAIHESIVTGARRGEPISPAAEWFLDNFHLVLDQIREVRQDFPATYEKQLPQLAEGEWRGYPRVYAIAIDVIAHTDSNPDMETLRRFLTAYQRVTTLSIGELWAVPIAFRMALIENLRRLAGRMEVARRERAKADALCDRILAAIDGAAPGEREKTAETVLRTPERREIVLNPTFAVRVMQRLRDIDPALSAAQRWIEEGLAREGMTTDAAVHAEHHRQTTAQATIANIIASMRLFAQTDWSDFFESVSLVEKILSEDPAGAYLQQDFATRDRYRHVVETLGRRDGEREKGIARRAIDLASAARSEPERHVGWYLIDRGREGLERSVGWRPPLPDAIRRVVLGRPTLFYVGSIAAIAALVEALVVRYAARWGAPPGLVAATATLALVPVSELAMTLVNFAATLLFPPRLLPKLEWREGIPDEFETLVAIPALLDDEEGIRDLLTGLQIRSYANPDPRLRFALLTDFADAPEETVSGEEALLPLLVEGIRLLNEAAGTRSADGGDRFWLFHRRRVWNPAERKWMGWERKRGKLTELNRALRGKEPTTFEILPDDPAALRRIRFVLTLDADTRLPRDSARALAGTLAHPLNRPRLDSGSGVVREGHAIVQPRVSISPESANRSAFAQISSGHAGIDPYTTAVSNVYQDLFDEGSFTGKAIYDVDAFEAALAGRIPENALLSHDLFEGSFARSALATDIEVFEDHPSSYDVYTRRQHRWIRGDWQLLRWLWPRVPGERGPRRNDLSALSLWKIFDNLRRSLVPPALLLWLAAAWLVLPGSPFVWSALAVLTIAFPIVFHLAEGLSIHPRGIPWTSHFWSVWGDAMDNCAQFALRVAFLPHLAIVSLDAALRATWRQFVSHRGLLDWTTAAAAEKNRADSVPAYFRRMGAGWTLTIVLAAATAAFAPGSLVAASPFLLLWVVAPALAAQLSRPIPEARPEISDAERREFREIARQTWRYFDRFCGAAENGLPPDNYQEDRDPPVAHRTSPTNVGLSLLAVLAAHDFGYVGTDDAIGRLERTLGSLERLPRHRGHFYNWYDTLTLTPLHPLYVSSVDSGNLAACLVALEEGAKALAASGGESDAWRDGLADVARIVAREFEKVPPSGVRTEAVPVHQLREQIRMLSETALAERDEEKCLREMARLAAEIADGLSALAAEHRELEIADLRGWLADLLAQVDSLGRGLPGDPPAAAVPASAAGAVAPAADPPPSRAERLLAIAQRAESLVREMDFGFLFDPDRKVFSIGFNPALGRLDRSYYDLLVSEARLTSFLAIAKGDAPTEHWFRLQRPFTVAAGKPLLLSWSGSMFEYLMPLLLLRSYPGTLLASTCRNAVAAQMQYGRARGVPWGVSESAYNARDLHLNYQYGPFGVPELGLRRTSPDELVVSPYSTFLALLADPSGAAENLRRLAAEGARGPFGFWESVDYTERRLPPDAGRAVIKASMAHHQGMILLALDNYLNRDVMRERFHADPSVQATELLLQERIPRNTAALAGAIVAQVAAGRVVREEATIPFRRFETPDTPTPRTQILSNGSYSVLMTAAGAGESRRGNLAVTRWRDDATTDSWGSWIYLRDVRSGVNWSAGYQPTVRPPKRFEARFSEHKVEISRSDEGIDTTMEVIVSSQDDAEIRRVTLANTSPRARDARDIEVTSYAEIVLGARAADVSHPAFSKLFVETEWIGNALLARRRPRSAEEAPVWAVHVLAVRGATLGAVQYETDRARFLGRGRSPRAPAVLVEDRPLSNTTGAVLDPIFSLRQRVRIAPGETARLLFSTGVADSREAAVALAERFQDPRLFDREASLAWMRSQVLLRHLDVTADEAQLFQRLATRIVYDDPSLRPPPEVLSRNAGSQRNLWGHGISGDLPIVLLRIGSADETELARQLIRAHEYWRLKGLSVDLVIVNDDPSGYFQPVQEQIQRLIGASPSQALVDKPGGVFVRRGDQISEEDATLLQTAARAVLVGERGTLAEQIERPPALESWPAPLTASTAAAARPAGPPPEPRRLLFGNGIGGFTPDGREYVVSLAERQYTPAPWVNVVANDEFGFFVSESGSACTWSENSQENRLTPWSNDPVSDPSGEAIYLRDDETADLWSPTALPIRGPEPCVCRHGQGYTVFEHRRGAIAAEVTTFVPEEGAVKITRLRLTNHGTAARRLSAAHYAEWVLGVDRSTARFVITQSDPAGGAIFARNPYNAEFGSRVAFSAVHAPGARLAATADRREFLGRNGHVSDPAALRRTTLLGRAGAGLDPCAAHLASFPLLPGETREIVFLLGQAGDRERASALIERFRDPASVEGALEQARRSWDRLLGGIVVRTPDPALDLLVNRWLPYQAISCRIRGRTAFYQSSGAFGFRDQIQDALGVASLAPEIARRLIPRFASHQFLEGDVQHWWHPPSGRGVRTRCSDDYLWLPYAVASYVDATGDEGLLDESVPYIEGPVLAEGEVESYQEPKESDLRESVYAHCVRALDRSAAVGSHGLPLIGSGDWNDGFNRVGFEGKGESVWLGWFLHATLSRFAAVAERRGDGERTTRYRGQAGALKSAIEEHAWDGDWYVRAFYDDGTPLGSARDAECRIDSLAQTWAALSGAGDRVRVERAMVAVEQYLVRREDGLILLFTPPFNTTPRDPGYIKGYLPGIRENGGQYTHAAAWTIMAFAELGQGDLAGELLALVNPIAPTSTRAGLHRYKVEPYVTAGDVYSVEPLTGRGGWTWYTGSAGWLYRAATESILGLRLEGSRFRVDPCIPRRWPRFEIQLRDGNETLYAITVENPRGACRGVREVVVDGAPSADRSIPRHGDGKRHDVRVVLGD from the coding sequence ATGTGGAAGAGCCTCGGGCGGCAGGAGCCGATCCGGGCGGACATCTACGGACCCGAACGCCTCGAGCACGAAGCCGAACGCCTGGCCGCCAGCCACGAGACCGTATCGCGTCTGTCGCGGCGGCATCTCCTCCGCCGGCGCCTCGAGGAGAGTGATCGCGAGCTCCGGGCGATCCACGAGTCGATCGTCACCGGCGCGCGCCGCGGCGAGCCGATCTCCCCCGCCGCCGAGTGGTTCCTCGACAACTTCCACCTCGTGCTCGACCAGATCCGCGAGGTCCGGCAGGACTTTCCCGCGACCTACGAGAAGCAGCTCCCCCAGCTCGCGGAAGGGGAATGGCGGGGGTATCCGCGGGTGTACGCGATCGCGATCGACGTGATCGCCCACACCGACAGCAACCCGGACATGGAGACGCTGCGGCGGTTCCTGACGGCGTACCAGCGGGTGACGACGCTCTCGATCGGCGAGCTGTGGGCGGTCCCGATCGCGTTCCGCATGGCCCTGATCGAGAACCTTCGCCGGCTCGCGGGCCGGATGGAAGTCGCCCGCCGGGAACGCGCGAAGGCGGACGCGCTCTGCGACCGGATCCTCGCGGCGATCGACGGGGCCGCTCCCGGCGAAAGGGAGAAGACCGCGGAGACGGTCCTCCGCACCCCGGAGCGCCGGGAGATCGTCCTGAACCCGACGTTCGCGGTCCGCGTCATGCAGCGCCTCCGCGACATCGACCCCGCGCTCTCGGCGGCGCAGCGCTGGATCGAGGAGGGGCTCGCGCGGGAGGGGATGACGACCGACGCCGCGGTCCACGCGGAGCACCACCGGCAGACGACCGCGCAGGCGACGATCGCCAACATCATCGCGAGCATGCGGCTCTTCGCGCAGACGGACTGGTCCGACTTCTTCGAGTCGGTCAGCCTCGTCGAGAAGATCCTTTCCGAGGATCCCGCCGGCGCGTACCTTCAGCAGGACTTCGCGACCCGGGACCGCTACCGCCACGTCGTCGAAACGCTGGGACGCCGGGACGGCGAGCGCGAGAAGGGCATCGCCCGGCGGGCGATCGATCTGGCGTCCGCCGCGCGCAGCGAACCCGAGCGCCACGTCGGCTGGTACCTGATCGACCGGGGGCGGGAGGGACTCGAGCGCTCCGTCGGGTGGCGGCCGCCGCTCCCCGACGCGATTCGCCGCGTCGTCCTCGGTCGTCCGACGCTCTTCTACGTCGGATCGATCGCCGCGATCGCGGCCCTCGTCGAGGCTCTCGTCGTCCGCTATGCGGCCCGCTGGGGAGCCCCGCCGGGTCTCGTCGCGGCGACCGCGACCCTGGCGCTCGTCCCGGTCTCGGAGCTCGCGATGACCCTCGTGAACTTCGCGGCGACCCTCCTCTTTCCGCCGCGCCTCCTCCCGAAGCTCGAATGGCGCGAGGGGATCCCGGACGAGTTCGAGACGCTCGTCGCCATTCCCGCGCTCCTCGACGACGAAGAAGGCATCCGGGACCTCCTGACCGGCCTCCAGATCCGTTCGTACGCGAATCCCGATCCCCGCCTCCGCTTCGCCCTCCTGACCGACTTCGCCGACGCCCCGGAAGAAACGGTATCCGGAGAGGAAGCCCTTCTCCCGCTCCTCGTCGAAGGGATCCGGCTGCTCAACGAAGCCGCCGGGACGCGGTCCGCCGACGGAGGCGACCGCTTCTGGCTCTTCCATCGCCGCCGCGTATGGAACCCGGCCGAGCGGAAATGGATGGGGTGGGAGAGGAAGCGAGGGAAGCTCACGGAGCTCAATCGCGCGCTCCGCGGGAAGGAGCCGACGACCTTCGAGATCCTCCCGGACGATCCGGCCGCTCTCCGCCGGATCCGTTTCGTCCTCACGCTCGACGCCGACACGCGGCTGCCGCGCGACTCGGCGCGCGCCCTCGCGGGGACGCTCGCCCATCCGCTCAACCGTCCGCGACTCGATTCCGGAAGCGGCGTCGTCCGCGAGGGCCATGCGATCGTCCAGCCGCGCGTCTCCATTTCTCCGGAGAGCGCGAACCGCTCCGCCTTCGCGCAGATCTCCTCCGGGCACGCGGGGATCGACCCCTACACGACGGCGGTCTCCAACGTGTACCAGGACCTCTTCGACGAGGGGAGCTTCACCGGGAAGGCGATCTACGACGTGGACGCCTTCGAGGCGGCGCTCGCGGGCCGCATCCCGGAGAACGCGCTCCTCTCGCACGACCTCTTCGAGGGGAGCTTCGCCCGTTCCGCGCTCGCGACGGACATCGAGGTCTTCGAGGATCACCCCTCCTCCTACGACGTCTACACGCGCCGACAGCACCGGTGGATCCGCGGCGACTGGCAGCTCCTCCGGTGGCTCTGGCCGCGCGTCCCGGGGGAACGGGGACCCCGGCGGAACGATCTCTCGGCGCTCTCGCTCTGGAAGATCTTCGACAACCTCCGGAGGAGCCTCGTCCCGCCGGCTCTCCTCCTGTGGCTCGCCGCCGCGTGGCTCGTCCTCCCCGGATCGCCGTTCGTCTGGTCGGCCCTCGCCGTGCTGACGATCGCGTTCCCGATCGTCTTCCACCTCGCGGAAGGCCTCTCGATCCACCCCCGCGGCATTCCCTGGACGAGCCATTTCTGGAGCGTCTGGGGAGACGCGATGGACAACTGCGCGCAGTTCGCGCTCCGCGTCGCCTTCCTCCCGCATCTGGCGATCGTGTCGCTCGACGCGGCTCTCCGCGCCACCTGGCGGCAGTTCGTGTCGCACCGGGGCCTCCTCGACTGGACCACCGCCGCCGCCGCCGAGAAGAACCGGGCCGACTCGGTGCCCGCCTACTTCCGGCGCATGGGGGCGGGTTGGACGCTCACGATCGTCCTCGCCGCGGCGACCGCGGCGTTCGCTCCGGGAAGCCTCGTCGCCGCCTCTCCCTTCCTCCTGCTCTGGGTCGTCGCCCCGGCGCTCGCGGCCCAGCTCTCCCGCCCGATCCCCGAAGCGCGGCCGGAGATCTCCGACGCCGAGCGGCGGGAATTCCGCGAGATCGCCCGGCAGACGTGGCGATACTTCGACCGGTTCTGCGGCGCCGCCGAGAACGGCCTCCCGCCGGACAACTACCAGGAAGACCGCGATCCGCCCGTCGCGCACCGGACGTCCCCGACGAACGTCGGACTCTCGCTCCTGGCCGTGCTCGCCGCTCACGATTTCGGCTACGTCGGGACGGACGACGCGATCGGCCGCCTCGAGCGCACCCTCGGCTCGCTCGAGCGGCTCCCCCGCCACCGCGGCCACTTCTACAACTGGTACGACACGCTGACGCTGACGCCCCTCCACCCGCTCTACGTCTCGTCGGTGGACAGCGGGAATCTCGCGGCATGCCTCGTCGCTCTCGAAGAAGGGGCGAAGGCGCTCGCGGCATCCGGCGGCGAGAGCGACGCCTGGCGCGACGGCCTCGCGGACGTCGCGCGGATCGTCGCCCGCGAGTTCGAAAAGGTCCCGCCGTCGGGCGTCCGGACCGAGGCGGTCCCGGTGCACCAGCTCCGCGAGCAGATTCGGATGCTCTCGGAGACGGCCCTGGCCGAGCGGGACGAGGAAAAGTGTCTCCGCGAAATGGCGCGCCTCGCCGCCGAGATCGCCGACGGGCTCTCCGCCCTCGCGGCGGAGCACCGCGAGCTCGAGATCGCCGACCTGAGGGGCTGGCTCGCCGATCTCCTCGCGCAGGTCGATTCGCTCGGGCGCGGCCTCCCGGGCGATCCGCCCGCGGCGGCCGTCCCGGCATCGGCGGCGGGAGCCGTCGCGCCCGCGGCAGATCCGCCCCCGTCCCGGGCGGAACGGCTCCTGGCGATCGCGCAGCGCGCCGAATCGCTCGTCCGCGAAATGGATTTCGGGTTCCTCTTCGATCCGGACCGCAAGGTCTTCTCGATCGGCTTCAATCCGGCGCTCGGCCGCCTCGACCGTTCGTACTACGACCTCCTCGTGTCGGAGGCCCGCCTGACGAGCTTCCTCGCGATCGCGAAGGGAGACGCGCCGACGGAGCACTGGTTCCGCCTCCAGCGGCCTTTCACGGTCGCCGCCGGAAAGCCGCTCCTCCTCTCCTGGTCGGGGAGCATGTTCGAGTACCTCATGCCCCTCCTCCTGCTCCGTTCTTATCCGGGGACGCTCCTGGCGTCGACCTGCCGGAACGCCGTCGCCGCGCAGATGCAGTACGGGCGCGCGCGGGGCGTTCCGTGGGGGGTCTCCGAATCGGCGTACAACGCCCGCGATCTGCACCTGAACTACCAGTACGGACCGTTCGGCGTGCCGGAGCTCGGCCTGCGGCGCACCTCTCCCGACGAGCTCGTCGTCTCCCCCTACTCGACCTTCCTCGCCCTCCTCGCCGACCCTTCGGGCGCCGCGGAGAATCTGCGGCGGCTCGCGGCCGAGGGCGCGCGCGGTCCGTTCGGCTTCTGGGAGTCCGTGGACTACACCGAGAGGCGCCTGCCGCCGGACGCGGGCCGAGCGGTGATCAAGGCGTCGATGGCGCACCACCAGGGGATGATCCTTCTCGCGCTCGACAACTACCTCAACCGCGACGTGATGCGGGAGCGGTTCCACGCCGACCCCTCCGTCCAGGCGACCGAGCTCCTGCTGCAGGAACGGATCCCGCGCAACACCGCCGCGCTGGCCGGTGCGATCGTGGCCCAGGTCGCGGCGGGCCGCGTCGTCCGGGAAGAGGCGACCATCCCGTTCCGGCGGTTCGAGACGCCCGACACTCCGACGCCGCGCACCCAGATCCTCTCGAACGGCAGCTATTCCGTCCTGATGACCGCGGCCGGAGCCGGAGAGAGCCGGCGCGGAAACCTCGCCGTGACCCGCTGGCGGGACGACGCGACGACCGATTCGTGGGGATCGTGGATCTATCTGCGGGACGTCCGGAGCGGCGTCAACTGGTCGGCCGGCTACCAGCCGACCGTGCGGCCGCCGAAGCGTTTCGAGGCGCGATTCTCGGAACACAAGGTCGAGATCTCCCGATCCGACGAGGGAATCGACACGACGATGGAGGTCATCGTCTCGTCGCAGGACGACGCCGAGATCCGCCGCGTCACGCTCGCCAACACGTCCCCGCGCGCCCGCGATGCGCGCGACATCGAGGTGACGAGCTACGCCGAGATCGTCCTCGGCGCGAGGGCGGCGGACGTCTCGCATCCGGCCTTCTCGAAGCTCTTCGTCGAAACCGAATGGATCGGCAACGCCCTTCTCGCCCGCCGTCGTCCGCGCTCGGCGGAGGAGGCGCCGGTCTGGGCGGTCCACGTCCTCGCCGTCCGCGGCGCCACGCTCGGCGCGGTGCAGTACGAGACCGACCGGGCCCGGTTCCTGGGCCGAGGACGGTCGCCGCGCGCGCCGGCCGTGCTCGTGGAAGACCGGCCGCTCTCCAACACGACCGGCGCGGTGCTCGATCCGATCTTCTCGCTGCGGCAGCGCGTGCGGATCGCGCCCGGCGAGACCGCGCGCCTCCTCTTTTCGACGGGCGTCGCCGACAGCCGCGAAGCGGCCGTCGCGCTCGCGGAGCGCTTCCAGGACCCGCGGCTCTTCGACCGGGAGGCGTCCCTCGCCTGGATGCGGTCGCAGGTCCTTCTCCGCCACCTCGACGTCACGGCCGACGAGGCGCAGCTCTTCCAGCGGCTCGCGACCCGCATCGTCTACGACGACCCGAGCCTGCGCCCGCCGCCGGAGGTCCTGTCGCGAAACGCCGGATCGCAGCGGAACCTGTGGGGCCACGGGATCTCCGGAGACCTGCCGATCGTCCTCCTCCGGATCGGAAGCGCGGACGAGACGGAACTCGCGCGTCAGCTGATCCGCGCGCACGAGTACTGGCGCCTGAAGGGTCTCTCGGTCGACCTCGTGATCGTCAACGACGACCCGTCCGGGTACTTCCAGCCCGTCCAGGAACAGATCCAGCGGCTGATCGGCGCGTCGCCCTCGCAGGCCCTCGTCGACAAGCCGGGAGGGGTCTTCGTCCGGAGGGGGGACCAGATCTCCGAGGAGGACGCGACTCTCCTGCAGACGGCGGCGCGCGCGGTCCTCGTCGGTGAGCGCGGGACGCTCGCCGAACAGATCGAGCGTCCCCCCGCTCTCGAATCCTGGCCGGCGCCGCTCACGGCCTCGACCGCGGCCGCGGCGCGACCCGCGGGACCTCCTCCCGAGCCGCGCCGTCTCCTCTTCGGGAACGGAATCGGCGGGTTCACGCCGGACGGGCGGGAATACGTCGTCAGCCTCGCCGAGCGGCAGTACACGCCGGCGCCGTGGGTCAACGTCGTCGCCAACGACGAGTTCGGCTTCTTCGTGAGCGAATCGGGCTCCGCCTGCACGTGGTCGGAGAACAGCCAGGAGAACCGGCTCACGCCGTGGTCGAACGATCCGGTCTCCGACCCTTCGGGGGAGGCGATCTATCTCCGGGACGACGAAACGGCGGATCTCTGGTCGCCGACCGCCCTCCCGATCCGCGGACCCGAACCGTGCGTGTGCCGCCACGGGCAGGGATACACCGTCTTCGAACATCGCCGGGGCGCCATCGCCGCGGAGGTCACGACGTTCGTTCCCGAAGAGGGCGCCGTCAAGATCACGCGCCTGCGGCTGACGAACCACGGCACGGCGGCCCGGCGACTGTCGGCCGCGCACTACGCCGAATGGGTCCTCGGCGTCGACCGGTCCACCGCGCGGTTCGTGATCACGCAGAGCGACCCGGCCGGAGGAGCGATCTTCGCGCGCAATCCCTACAACGCCGAGTTCGGATCGCGCGTCGCGTTCTCGGCGGTCCACGCTCCCGGCGCGCGCCTCGCCGCGACGGCGGACCGGCGCGAGTTCCTCGGCCGGAACGGACACGTTTCCGACCCGGCGGCGCTTCGACGGACGACGCTCCTCGGACGCGCGGGAGCGGGGCTCGATCCGTGCGCCGCGCACCTGGCCTCGTTCCCGCTCCTTCCCGGCGAGACGCGCGAGATCGTGTTCCTCCTCGGCCAGGCCGGCGATCGCGAGCGGGCATCCGCCCTGATCGAACGTTTCCGGGACCCGGCGTCCGTCGAAGGCGCGCTGGAGCAGGCCCGCCGCTCCTGGGATCGCCTCCTCGGCGGAATCGTCGTCCGGACCCCGGATCCCGCTCTCGACCTCCTCGTCAATCGCTGGCTCCCCTACCAGGCGATTTCGTGCCGGATTCGCGGGCGGACGGCGTTCTATCAATCGAGCGGCGCCTTCGGATTCCGCGACCAGATCCAGGACGCGCTCGGCGTGGCCTCGCTCGCGCCGGAAATCGCGCGGCGGCTGATTCCCCGGTTCGCCTCTCATCAGTTCCTCGAAGGCGACGTCCAGCACTGGTGGCATCCGCCGAGCGGCCGCGGTGTCCGGACGCGATGTTCCGACGACTATCTCTGGCTCCCCTATGCGGTCGCGAGCTACGTCGACGCGACCGGAGACGAGGGGCTCCTGGACGAATCCGTTCCCTACATCGAGGGGCCGGTGCTGGCGGAGGGCGAGGTCGAGTCGTACCAGGAGCCGAAGGAATCGGACCTCCGGGAGAGCGTCTATGCGCACTGCGTGCGCGCTCTCGACCGCTCGGCGGCCGTCGGCTCCCACGGCCTTCCGCTGATCGGCTCGGGAGACTGGAACGACGGGTTCAATCGCGTCGGATTCGAGGGGAAGGGAGAGAGCGTCTGGCTCGGCTGGTTCCTCCACGCCACGCTCAGCCGGTTCGCGGCCGTCGCCGAGCGGCGCGGCGACGGAGAGCGCACGACGCGTTATCGCGGGCAGGCCGGCGCGCTGAAGTCCGCGATCGAAGAGCACGCGTGGGACGGGGACTGGTACGTCCGCGCCTTCTACGACGACGGGACGCCGCTCGGCTCCGCGCGCGACGCCGAATGCCGGATCGATTCGCTCGCCCAGACGTGGGCGGCGCTCTCCGGCGCGGGCGACCGCGTCCGCGTCGAGCGCGCGATGGTCGCCGTGGAGCAGTATCTCGTCCGCCGCGAGGACGGGCTGATCCTCCTCTTCACCCCTCCGTTCAATACGACGCCGAGGGACCCGGGCTACATCAAGGGGTATCTCCCCGGGATCCGCGAGAACGGCGGCCAGTACACGCACGCGGCGGCCTGGACGATCATGGCGTTCGCCGAGCTCGGTCAGGGTGACCTCGCCGGCGAGCTCCTCGCGCTCGTCAACCCGATCGCGCCGACCAGCACCCGCGCGGGCCTTCACCGCTACAAGGTCGAGCCGTACGTGACCGCCGGCGACGTCTATTCGGTCGAGCCGCTCACGGGGCGCGGCGGCTGGACCTGGTACACGGGTTCGGCCGGGTGGCTCTATCGCGCGGCGACCGAGTCGATCCTCGGCCTGCGGCTCGAAGGCTCCCGTTTCCGCGTGGATCCGTGCATTCCGCGGCGCTGGCCGCGCTTCGAGATCCAGCTCCGCGACGGCAACGAGACGCTCTACGCGATCACGGTCGAGAACCCGCGCGGTGCGTGCCGCGGCGTGCGGGAAGTCGTCGTGGACGGCGCGCCCTCGGCCGACCGGTCGATTCCGCGCCACGGCGACGGAAAGCGCCACGACGTGAGGGTCGTCCTGGGGGACTGA